One region of Eleutherodactylus coqui strain aEleCoq1 chromosome 5, aEleCoq1.hap1, whole genome shotgun sequence genomic DNA includes:
- the POLR1E gene encoding DNA-directed RNA polymerase I subunit RPA49 isoform X2, producing the protein MAGKASWEYSGDPERPALLVQFSNGIIQTPENVNFTLYKNKDATKKQRILTAQTERLSYVGKNFSPAAVKSDSLCRYFVGVLNKETGKMRVYDAEQIRMQPLMENSRTAVDEDEDTAEQPNTSYREKVDALIESFGTNKQKRALSSRKLNEVGSDVISKEIVKAAEMIIESKGTAELMQEARDRKEEEFCSQFLPPCNSSAENQESVYDFHTLLPHAEYNALEKVAAAFKNITMEELQEKMANKQHCSYVLQELAELKHAKDIDKQARALWYVDALIHISKLKVVKVKDLDDLKCPESVIFSILKRFTVSVFKRQRMHNEITATMKCKIVSYVLALALHISDFQVDLSILQKDLKITENRMFEIARAMRLKITKRVMYSSSVTFDAHKIGSLELPLVSYKPFKLVRRKTM; encoded by the exons TTCAGTTTTCAAATGGGATTATCCAGACTCCAGAAAACGTTAACTTTACGTTGTACAAAAACAAGGATGCCACCAAAAAGCAAAGGATTTTG ACGGCGCAAACGGAGAGGCTGAGTTATGTTGGAAAAAACTTCTCACCTGCAGCTGTGAAGTCCGACTCGCTGTGCAG gtaTTTTGTTGGTGTATTAAATAAAGAAACTGGGAAGATGCGAGTGTATGATGCCgagcaaatccgcatgcagccgCTGATGGAGAACAGCCGTACTG CAGTGGATGAAGATGAAGACACCGCAGAGCAGCCCAACACATCCTACAGAGAAAAG GTTGACGCTCTGATTGAGTCCTTTGGAACGAACAAGCAGAAACGGGCTTTGTCTTCACGAAAGCTAAACGAAGTCGGCAGTGATGTTATAAGTAAAGAAATTGTAAAAGCGGCTGAAATGATCATCGAGTCCAAGGGAACAGCAG AACTGATGCAAGAAGCGAGGGACCGGAAGGAGGAGGAGTTCTGTTCACAATTCTTGCCTCCATGTAACTCTAGTGCAGAAAATCAAGAGAGCGTTTACGATTTCCACACTC TTCTCCCTCATGCGGAGTATAACGCTCTGGAAAAGGTCGCCGCTGCCTTTAAGAATATCACCATGGAGGAGCTGCAGGAGAAGATGGCGAATAAACA ACATTGTTCTTATGTACTGCAAGAACTTGCGGAGCTTAAGCATGCAAAGGATATAGACAAGCAAGCCCGCGCTCTGTGGTATGTGGACGCTCTGATACACATCAGCAAGCTTAAAGTTGTGAAAGTGAAAG aTCTTGACGACCTGAAATGTCCAGAAAGTGTAATTTTCAGCATTCTAAAGAGATTCACTGTCTCAGTATTTAAGAGGCAAAG gaTGCATAATGAGATAACCGCGACAATGAAATGCAAAATTGTGTCATACGTCTTGGCCCTGGCATTGCATATTTCTGATTTTCAAGTGGATCTGTCCATTTTACAGAAGGATCTAAAGATTACAGAAAACAG GATGTTTGAAATCGCCAGAGCCATGAGGCTGAAGATAACCAAGCGGGTCATGTACTCCAGCTCCGTCACGTTCGATGCGCACAAGATTGGCTCATTGGAGCTTCCTCTGGTGAGCTACAAGCCGTTCAAATTGGTGAGACGAAAGACAATGTGA
- the POLR1E gene encoding DNA-directed RNA polymerase I subunit RPA49 isoform X1, with protein sequence MAGKASWEYSGDPERPALLVQFSNGIIQTPENVNFTLYKNKDATKKQRILTAQTERLSYVGKNFSPAAVKSDSLCRYFVGVLNKETGKMRVYDAEQIRMQPLMENSRTEAVDEDEDTAEQPNTSYREKVDALIESFGTNKQKRALSSRKLNEVGSDVISKEIVKAAEMIIESKGTAELMQEARDRKEEEFCSQFLPPCNSSAENQESVYDFHTLLPHAEYNALEKVAAAFKNITMEELQEKMANKQHCSYVLQELAELKHAKDIDKQARALWYVDALIHISKLKVVKVKDLDDLKCPESVIFSILKRFTVSVFKRQRMHNEITATMKCKIVSYVLALALHISDFQVDLSILQKDLKITENRMFEIARAMRLKITKRVMYSSSVTFDAHKIGSLELPLVSYKPFKLVRRKTM encoded by the exons TTCAGTTTTCAAATGGGATTATCCAGACTCCAGAAAACGTTAACTTTACGTTGTACAAAAACAAGGATGCCACCAAAAAGCAAAGGATTTTG ACGGCGCAAACGGAGAGGCTGAGTTATGTTGGAAAAAACTTCTCACCTGCAGCTGTGAAGTCCGACTCGCTGTGCAG gtaTTTTGTTGGTGTATTAAATAAAGAAACTGGGAAGATGCGAGTGTATGATGCCgagcaaatccgcatgcagccgCTGATGGAGAACAGCCGTACTG AAGCAGTGGATGAAGATGAAGACACCGCAGAGCAGCCCAACACATCCTACAGAGAAAAG GTTGACGCTCTGATTGAGTCCTTTGGAACGAACAAGCAGAAACGGGCTTTGTCTTCACGAAAGCTAAACGAAGTCGGCAGTGATGTTATAAGTAAAGAAATTGTAAAAGCGGCTGAAATGATCATCGAGTCCAAGGGAACAGCAG AACTGATGCAAGAAGCGAGGGACCGGAAGGAGGAGGAGTTCTGTTCACAATTCTTGCCTCCATGTAACTCTAGTGCAGAAAATCAAGAGAGCGTTTACGATTTCCACACTC TTCTCCCTCATGCGGAGTATAACGCTCTGGAAAAGGTCGCCGCTGCCTTTAAGAATATCACCATGGAGGAGCTGCAGGAGAAGATGGCGAATAAACA ACATTGTTCTTATGTACTGCAAGAACTTGCGGAGCTTAAGCATGCAAAGGATATAGACAAGCAAGCCCGCGCTCTGTGGTATGTGGACGCTCTGATACACATCAGCAAGCTTAAAGTTGTGAAAGTGAAAG aTCTTGACGACCTGAAATGTCCAGAAAGTGTAATTTTCAGCATTCTAAAGAGATTCACTGTCTCAGTATTTAAGAGGCAAAG gaTGCATAATGAGATAACCGCGACAATGAAATGCAAAATTGTGTCATACGTCTTGGCCCTGGCATTGCATATTTCTGATTTTCAAGTGGATCTGTCCATTTTACAGAAGGATCTAAAGATTACAGAAAACAG GATGTTTGAAATCGCCAGAGCCATGAGGCTGAAGATAACCAAGCGGGTCATGTACTCCAGCTCCGTCACGTTCGATGCGCACAAGATTGGCTCATTGGAGCTTCCTCTGGTGAGCTACAAGCCGTTCAAATTGGTGAGACGAAAGACAATGTGA